GGCGCGGAAGGGCGGGCTGAAGGACTGGTCGATGGACATCGACTTCTTCAACGACTGGGCCGCCGCGCAGATCGACGTCAACCTCTTCCCCCTCGTCGGCGTCCAGACGGCGATCAAGGCCCGCAGCTCGAAGACGGCCGCGATCAGCGCCACCAACCCGGAGTACCGCGGAAACGGGATCATCGACAGCTATCCGCCGCTGAGCGATGCGGTCGGCACCATGGCGACGACCAAGGTCACGATCAAGGGCTCCGACGGCGTCGCGCTGACCCGCAACACCACCTAGGAGGCCCCATGGCCGACAAGATCTATCTGGACCGGGCCGCGCTCCTCGCGGCTTCGGACCGTCCTACCGAAGAGGTCTGGGTGCCGGAGTGGGGGAGCCACGTCCGCATCCGCACCATCACCGCCGGCGACCGCGATGCGTTCGACGCCGGCACCTACCAGGTGCGCGGCAAGGACGTGCAGGTCAACCGCGTGAACCTCCGCGCCCGCCTGGTCGCCCTCTGCGCCGTCGACGCCGCCGGCGAGCGGCTCTTCACGGACGAGGACGTCGCGGCCCTGGCGGCGAAGGGCGCGCGCGCGATCGACCGGCTGTTCGAGGCGGCCCAGCGCCTCAATGGTCTCACGCAAAAGGACATCGAGGACCTCGCGGGAAACTCCGAGCCCGGCCCGAGCGGCGCTTCCTCTTCAAGCTAGCGGGCGAGCTGGGCATGCCAGTCGCCGACGTCCAGCGGCGCGTGTCGAGCCGCGAGATCGCCGAATGGTGGGCCTATTTTCTGGTCGAGCATGACGATCGCCAGCAGGCCGAGCTGCGGGCGCGGGCCGAGGCGGGCGTGAGCGAGGTTCGCCGCCAGCCGCGGCGGAGGCGCTGATGCGCGCCGGCTACCGCCTCCACTGGGACGCCGAGCACGGGTGGATCCTCGATGTCCCGGTGACGCTCCAGCAGGATCAACTTCGGCGGATCGCGCGGTGGGCGCTCCCGCGGCAGATCGACCGGTACCGGGCCCTGCCGCCGGGCGGCCGGAGGGTCGAGTTGA
This genomic stretch from Candidatus Methylomirabilota bacterium harbors:
- a CDS encoding radical SAM protein, translated to MASIVLTDAFVSINAVDYSDHVKQVTLNFSAELQDSTAMGNTSRARKGGLKDWSMDIDFFNDWAAAQIDVNLFPLVGVQTAIKARSSKTAAISATNPEYRGNGIIDSYPPLSDAVGTMATTKVTIKGSDGVALTRNTT